In Argiope bruennichi chromosome X1, qqArgBrue1.1, whole genome shotgun sequence, the genomic stretch attaatgaattatattcataaattatagccagaaaaagagcaaaaaaaacttgtaatatacgaataattttttttttcctctcattcAGTACTTTTGTATGCCCAACGGAAATAATCGCATTCAGTGACAGAGTCGAAGAATTCAAGAGGATAAATTGTGAAGTCATTGCCTGTTCAACTGACAGTCATTTCAGTCATTTAGCATGGTAAGAATAATGTATTGATGCAAAGATCATTCATATTTCCTAAAAAGAGGGATTTCAAGTaattaacattgaaaaataaatgaattttccagGATCAATACTTCAAGAAAAGACGGTGGCATTGGTAAAATGAATATACCAGTACTGGCAGATAAAAGTGGAAAAATCTCTAGAGACTACGGAGTTTATGAGGAAAAACAAGGAATTGCTTTCAGGTTAGTTCAAGGTTTTGAACTGAGTGAAAAGAGAAGAAATACCTGCTTGATTCAATTGCTCGTTTTTCTTTAAAgggaataattctttaaaattccagCACTGATTTCTAAGAGCATTTCCATTATTATGATGTAAGGAAAttcataaaatctatttaaattgcTGATAATGACGACACTTTTAAGAGAAATTCGCCATTTccgtaagaaatttaattttcaaacactAAATAAACATACTAAAcgaaggaattattttttattattactttttacctTTTAAACTTTACCTATTATCGACAATCAAATTTCAGTGATTtcaaaaacaaagtaaataataaattaattctggtTTTCATTTAGAAAgtgtcatataaaaaaatcattttataaaacagtttccttttagattatttaaatttctccaTAGACTTTAAGTaggattcttaaaataaatgaacagaTTTCAATATGATGCTAAAGTATATGAGAAACGGCGCAAGGAGATTAATTTCatggagattttaaaaatatttctttttattttaaattttaaaaaatgggcttgaaaaaaatactttgttccGGCATAATATATCCTTGCTGTGACACTGGCTACATTTTATGACAAATCAAACTACAAAAATTCTTACCTATTTGTCGTAATCTTGCAGTAATTATTAGATATGTAAGCATTTTTAGAAtcttatttctcattaaaatatggGTTAAGCATTTCTTTTTCCAATGTTGGATATTTGTTTCAGAGGTCTTTTTATAATTGATGAGAAAGGTCGACTGAGACAAATAACAATCAATGACTTGCCTGTTGGACGTTCTGTTGATGAAACTTTGCGTCTTGTTCAAGCTCTacaatttacagataaaaatgGGGAAGGTaagttaaaatctttaaaacttttatcaacaaatttaaattattttcttaaaagagtTGTAACATTCTTTATATgtacaaaagtattttattccttGTACCATAATAATACTAgcttaaaaattgtatatattacgTAGTTGACGTTTTTGTCGtttagttatctttatttatctttaaaagggTGAAACAAGCATAAAAATGTCTTTCTCagtttctgaagaaattttactaatataGTATCGctatgaaaaatgaaagaaacaactTCGAAACTTAAAATAGCGAATTAAACTTCTTTAtcgcataaatttcaaaactttaatactTGCCAATTTTctggtaatatttattaatttctctgGCTttcacataatattaaaaaaaaatattatttttttctaaactgaaCTAATATCAGCTCATTTTGTAAATTCAATTGTTAATAATTGCACTTTTCAATAACTCCGATGTACATGCAATGTACATGTACTCCAATGTAATTTGATTTTACCATTTCTATCCTGAATTTTTAACATAGAAATAATCTGAAACTTtctaagtaaagaaataaataaatggaattagaaggttgacttaaggctgaaattttattcaacgaaattcgtttaaaaaaaaaataaaactcactaAATTAAAAGCAGTAAGTCTTATGAATTATGattctcaattttttatatatcgaCAAACCTTATTCTTTATATTACTTGGAATTTCCTGCAACCATAAGAAGCTTGAATTCGTGAGttggaaattatagaaatttctgTGCTGTGATACGACTACAAGCAATATAGTtcgctttttttttcccttacaaaTTATATGTTGTAGGAAAAAACTAAATCTATTaagttttgctatattttttagtCAATCTGGGAGCTTCATACTTTCACATTAATAAGTTGGCCTTAGTTTTTCCGCCCAGAAAATGCCAACGCAAAATTTAAAGCAGCTTTGCAATAAAAACGGAAACTCTCCATTTACATGGGATAAATTTTACGGttataagagttttaaaaaaaatcctcaagtAACAAGAATAGGCTATTTTAGACAATTTGCGATAAATAATGAGCTCTTTAAATAGTCAAAATAGGAACAGCTTTTGGAAAATACCGTTCCCAGGTAAACAcaaattaaacttttctaaagTCATAGATAGTATACTTATcacaattttcagaaatttttaaaagctctGACAAGAGATGATATCTCTTATCAATTTCATAAATcacaaataatgttaataaacaGTTTGCCTGACATAATGATATAACAATCAATTTAATcagtgaataaattaattattaggtTTCGATAGTGACTAACACCTTACGCTGAAAACAAAGATGGcgaaaattctctttaattttttgacGAAACAAAAACCTAGacctttcaatttcttttctgaaactatgacgaagtattttaatttgttaatcatttttaattaataatattaattgacaAATCGGATTAATTCTATCTAGTGacataatacatttcttttataatatgaatttcaatcctaaaaaatatatcaatatacaCTTACTAGCAGAAAAAATAATGGTTCTTTAAATGGTTAAATAAGCAATGAACTTTCAAATTGAGGCGGGATACAAGAATACACCTgagttttgtttataaaaatgtttttaatttaaatcccgCTCTCGAAATCCAACGACAGTAACGATAATGAATAACGAAATTAAAGACTCTTAAAACATTCAGAATGTTTGGTTAGGTATGCTTGAGAATAGTGTTCTaacttgaatttaatataatctcATTCTTAAATTGTTTTACATCAAATACACTGTTTTCTATGTTCTCTCTCGCCGTTCTGAACTTCAagctcatttatataaaaatatttacttatctaataattgataattttagataatttattttctaaaaatttatatttatctaataattgtTTAGATCGAGACAACTCATCTTGCTTATGAAGTCAAAATCACTAATCTAAACTTCtgttttaatatagaattttcttatattgTATAAATACAGAGGCTATTCCATATATTCTTgagtttaaatgatatatttctctTGTCgttatcattttacattttactcCACAGCTTTTAATACCCCATTAATAGTTTTAGGTCTACAATTGTTCATTTCTCTTTTGTTGATCAATTGTTCATTGCTCTACAATTGTTCATTGCAATATTCCAATGTGCAAAAATATATGACGACTGAACGGGCTAAGAACCTCCTGTGCAAAAATTACAAGTTGGATCACCACAAAGATATTGTACCCATACTCTTCTGGATATagatttcaaaagaaacaaaataacgcATATTTCGAACAATAGGAGGAAATGACACTGCAGTGCTAGTGATTTACATAAAATTGCATGCAGTGGAAATTCTTCTACGTACATAATTATGCATCAagcaaattttaatcaaactatGACTTTAATGACTAGGACATTAATTTTACTAGGCTAAACTTCACTCGTCAAActcttttaaatgagaaattataatatttctaccACGCTAAAATCATTTCGACAGGTTGCACCCGAGTTCTATTCACTTTTACAAACCTTCGGCAAATGATTTGGCATTTTGAAGAAACTGGAACTTTTGCAATGTCACCTAGATGAGGCGAATACCAGATGACATGCAAAGAGTTGAAAGAATGGAAACTGCAACTGTTAAGCaagcggggaaaaaaaaaaaaaacatttacatgaCAACTGATTTAATAGCttcttattttctcttaaaagGAAAGTTGTTGGTGGTGCCTTTTAAAAGATAAACAACTTATTTCCACATTAAGGAATTTTCTCCTATCAATCAAAAAATATACTACTTTTGTATCATCTGTAATTAAAGCCGCATACTCATGTgagtatgtatacaaaatttagttGTGGCCCAGCATACAGATTTTGCACTGGAGTAATCGAAACGCCCCCTGTTTAATTTGAATCGCAATGTACAGGAATTATTATTCAAGTGATTTAGCAGGAATgtgaaataaaagtattgaattgAAACAAgttgcatatttgattttttccaagaattaaattttacaattatgtaaATGATTACTTACTTTTCATTGATGAAGTCTAATGTTTCATGGGTAGAGATAtggaattttttacttaaatattgacagtaaaatattattttaataatataaagaattgtcTTTTATGACATTTTCTCCattatctttgtatttttaatattctttactgCGCAATACTGGCAATAACCTTGCATTCCTTAGCATTATGCCGTCCGCAAATCTGATCGAATTCTTTTGTTTGGCGCCGATAGGACCTCTGTCGTTGGCATTTTTCCGAGGTTTTCgggaaatcataatttttattttcataaaataaataaataattaaaataataataattttcataattataataatatttaattgttaacaaataaaataagtaattcataaaataaataaaaattcgcatGACACCAACGTGGTGTCAACGGACGGCATATGTTAGCAAATAAtccttagatttttttaatcaagttttcCGATTCTCTCTTcctttataaaagttaataattttttttaccttaattgTTTACATAGATTTAAGGTTTCATCGAATGTCGAAAAATGTCAAATTGAGCTCTACATTGGTCCATATGGCTAAGAGAAAGAAATGgagattgtaattttttaaatttaaatcgctgttttttttttttttttttttttgttttttttttcactgttaaaCTTCTTCACAGttggcagattttatttttaaatgaaatatcttatcTTAGAAATATGCgtagtttgatttttttagatacattttaaaaattatttttctcaatcgatgataaattttttcactagtgttatttaaaattatacttattctACATTTAGATTACTGATTCTATAGATTTTATTATGTTCTTAAATggcagaatataaatatttcttttgaaagagcGAGAAAATGGCCTTGTAACTTTTAAATATGGTTTCGAAATTAAAGAAATCTTCataatattagattataatttaaagCCAGAGCAAATGAATTGAAAAGATAAAACCGTTTAAAAGcaagcatttatttatacattctgTTACAAGCGTTAAAGTAAGTGCCA encodes the following:
- the LOC129958913 gene encoding peroxiredoxin 1-like: MAPELTKPAPYFEGTAVVNGAFKTIKLTDYAGKYVVLFFYPLDFTFVCPTEIIAFSDRVEEFKRINCEVIACSTDSHFSHLAWINTSRKDGGIGKMNIPVLADKSGKISRDYGVYEEKQGIAFRGLFIIDEKGRLRQITINDLPVGRSVDETLRLVQALQFTDKNGEVCPAGWKPGDKTMKPDVQGSKEYFKNT